One segment of Nostoc piscinale CENA21 DNA contains the following:
- a CDS encoding type II toxin-antitoxin system RelE/ParE family toxin yields the protein MFIVDESDRRIYNYPFYTFKLSFIIKLWLISFVKKTLKVYATEDGKEPYTEWLENFKDYTIRSRIIRRIERLKQGNYGDCKSVGDGVLELRFFFGSGYRVYFGESANDLVILLCGGDKDSQDKDIEKAKKYWQAYQEEQDEQETEKP from the coding sequence ATCTTTATTGTTGATGAGAGCGATCGCCGCATCTACAACTATCCCTTTTATACTTTTAAGCTAAGTTTTATAATTAAACTATGGCTGATATCGTTCGTCAAAAAAACTCTAAAAGTCTACGCTACAGAAGATGGCAAGGAGCCGTACACCGAATGGTTGGAAAACTTTAAGGACTACACGATCCGTTCAAGGATAATCCGACGGATAGAGCGACTTAAACAGGGCAATTACGGCGATTGTAAGTCAGTTGGAGATGGCGTGCTGGAACTGAGGTTTTTCTTTGGCAGTGGCTACCGCGTTTACTTTGGAGAATCTGCGAATGATCTGGTAATTCTTTTGTGTGGTGGCGACAAGGATAGCCAAGATAAAGACATAGAAAAAGCTAAAAAATATTGGCAGGCTTATCAGGAGGAACAGGATGAGCAAGAAACTGAGAAACCATGA
- a CDS encoding sensor histidine kinase has translation MSSELTALISPPVLSIASNNYLSLESNLQELPMYDFAVDISCTCTEVANFLEKYPRLPGVVLLERGKFLGMISRRRILEFLIRPFGQELFAKANLNELYSYARTEILLLPETMTILTAMQHTLKRSPELFAEPIIVQTDANTYKLLDIHDLSLAAWQIRGIETQVRYERSQAQMIQNDKMARLGRLVDGVAHEILDPVGFIWGNLTYISKYSQDLLKLIAAYAEDLPEGSAAINYLKDEIEFDFLEEDLSKALASAHTGAERLKKLVTSLQNFCHIDEIYPKPVDINACIDGIVLLLKSRLKGEIEIVKKYGKIPPVSCFMGQLHQVLMNIFSQTVDGLLDEAVRQQFQQASCPDANQPQIIITTAVVSQAPTRPNAPDSRWVCISIVDNSPGMSEEAQKQILDSFSTEKRADVETSLGVSYRIITARHGGKLDFRSQEGVGSEFKILLPLV, from the coding sequence GTGTCATCAGAATTAACTGCTTTAATTTCACCACCAGTTTTATCTATTGCCAGCAATAACTATCTCAGTTTAGAGTCAAATCTCCAAGAATTACCCATGTACGACTTTGCTGTAGATATTAGTTGTACATGCACTGAAGTAGCTAATTTTTTAGAAAAATACCCGCGCTTACCAGGAGTAGTTTTACTCGAACGGGGAAAATTCCTGGGGATGATTTCTCGGCGACGTATTCTAGAATTTCTCATTCGTCCTTTCGGGCAAGAGTTATTTGCTAAAGCCAACCTCAACGAGCTTTATAGCTATGCACGTACAGAAATTTTGCTGCTGCCAGAGACGATGACGATTTTAACAGCAATGCAGCATACACTCAAGCGATCGCCTGAACTTTTTGCTGAACCTATTATTGTTCAAACAGATGCCAATACTTACAAATTATTGGATATTCACGACTTGAGTTTAGCCGCATGGCAAATTCGCGGTATTGAAACTCAAGTACGCTACGAACGTAGTCAAGCCCAAATGATTCAAAATGATAAAATGGCACGTTTAGGGCGTTTAGTCGACGGCGTAGCCCATGAAATTTTAGATCCCGTAGGTTTTATTTGGGGCAATTTAACTTACATCTCAAAATATAGTCAAGACTTGCTGAAGCTGATAGCTGCTTACGCCGAAGATTTACCCGAAGGTTCAGCAGCTATTAATTATCTCAAAGACGAAATTGAATTTGATTTTTTAGAAGAAGACTTATCCAAAGCTTTAGCCAGCGCCCACACTGGTGCAGAAAGATTAAAAAAACTCGTCACCAGTTTACAAAATTTCTGCCATATTGATGAAATTTATCCCAAACCAGTAGATATTAATGCTTGTATAGATGGGATTGTTCTTCTCTTAAAAAGCCGTTTAAAAGGTGAAATTGAAATTGTCAAGAAATATGGCAAAATTCCACCAGTCTCTTGCTTTATGGGACAACTGCACCAAGTATTAATGAATATTTTTAGTCAAACTGTAGATGGCTTATTAGATGAAGCTGTACGCCAACAATTTCAACAAGCATCTTGTCCTGACGCAAATCAACCCCAAATTATTATTACTACAGCCGTTGTTTCTCAAGCACCAACTCGCCCAAACGCCCCGGATTCTCGTTGGGTTTGTATTAGCATCGTTGATAATAGCCCCGGAATGTCGGAAGAAGCACAGAAACAAATTCTCGATTCTTTTTCAACAGAAAAACGGGCTGATGTAGAAACTAGTTTAGGCGTTAGTTACCGAATTATTACCGCCAGACATGGGGGTAAATTAGATTTCCGTTCCCAAGAAGGTGTAGGTTCAGAATTTAAAATACTTTTGCCGTTGGTGTAG
- a CDS encoding DUF2808 domain-containing protein, with protein MTSSVTTPQSPRNQEIITTPSPQITSPTTQPLTATRTTYFAQQPSLVEVTTNDNQAKALGATYYFTVNLPEGAGTPLQQITINQREGAEYIRFHLKETSAFKGGRSQKGEKLQLKDISSDRKTQTVSFTFDPLVSPGTKITIGLKAQQNPQRGGVYLFGVTALPMGEKPHGQFLGFGRLQFYQHI; from the coding sequence ATGACATCTTCTGTTACAACACCTCAATCACCGCGCAATCAAGAAATCATTACCACTCCATCACCTCAAATTACATCGCCTACTACCCAGCCATTGACTGCAACCAGAACAACATATTTTGCTCAACAGCCAAGTTTAGTAGAAGTCACAACCAATGACAATCAAGCTAAAGCTTTAGGCGCAACTTATTACTTTACAGTTAATCTACCAGAAGGTGCTGGGACACCCCTCCAACAAATTACAATCAACCAGCGAGAAGGTGCAGAATATATCCGTTTTCATCTCAAAGAAACTTCCGCCTTTAAAGGGGGGCGTTCTCAAAAAGGAGAAAAACTGCAACTAAAAGATATTAGCAGCGATCGCAAAACTCAAACAGTATCTTTTACTTTTGATCCGCTAGTTTCACCTGGAACAAAAATTACCATTGGTTTAAAAGCCCAACAAAATCCCCAAAGAGGTGGTGTTTATCTCTTTGGTGTTACCGCATTACCAATGGGAGAAAAGCCTCATGGTCAATTTTTGGGTTTTGGCAGATTACAGTTTTATCAACATATTTAA
- a CDS encoding permease translates to MNQLNNGFTIFLSLLVEAMPFLLLGVLFSSLLLFFVDERKLVEKMPKNPLLGALVGSMVGFLFPVCECGNVPVARRLLIQGVPTPVAIGFLLAAPTINPIVIWATWTAFRDQPEIVVLRVVFSLLIATTVGFVFSFQKDLNPIVQPAIARYMKFNPPAKVETQRRGKRYQLPPESTAPTLLQSGTYILGGKAGTPSRMDGTADDPLASSNKPLAAKLRLMMDNSIQELRELGGVMVIGSAIAAAIQVFAPRDLILSLGAGPVSSIIVMLILAAVVSICSTVDSFFALSFASAFSSGSLLAFLVFGPMIDIKSVGLMLSMFKPRAIFYLFALAGQLTFLFTLFINLHVL, encoded by the coding sequence ATGAATCAACTGAACAATGGTTTCACGATATTTCTGAGTCTGCTAGTCGAGGCGATGCCGTTTTTGCTTCTAGGGGTTTTATTCTCTAGTTTGCTGCTATTTTTTGTTGATGAGCGCAAATTAGTGGAAAAAATGCCCAAAAATCCGCTATTGGGCGCTTTAGTTGGCAGTATGGTGGGTTTTTTATTTCCGGTGTGTGAGTGTGGCAATGTGCCGGTAGCGCGGCGCTTGTTGATTCAGGGCGTACCCACACCTGTAGCGATTGGTTTTTTACTAGCAGCGCCAACGATTAACCCGATTGTGATTTGGGCAACTTGGACAGCGTTTCGCGATCAGCCAGAAATAGTAGTTTTACGGGTAGTATTTTCCCTATTAATTGCCACAACTGTTGGCTTTGTGTTTAGTTTTCAAAAGGACTTGAATCCCATAGTCCAACCTGCGATCGCCCGTTATATGAAGTTTAATCCCCCAGCGAAAGTCGAAACCCAACGTCGGGGCAAACGTTACCAACTTCCCCCAGAATCAACAGCACCAACTTTGTTGCAATCTGGGACATATATTTTGGGCGGGAAAGCAGGTACACCCAGCCGGATGGATGGCACAGCAGATGACCCCCTAGCAAGCTCAAATAAACCACTGGCGGCAAAACTCCGGCTGATGATGGATAACAGTATCCAAGAATTGCGCGAACTGGGCGGAGTTATGGTGATTGGTAGTGCGATCGCAGCTGCTATCCAAGTCTTTGCACCCCGTGACTTAATCTTGAGCCTCGGTGCTGGCCCGGTTAGTTCTATCATTGTGATGCTAATTTTGGCAGCCGTTGTCTCAATTTGTTCCACAGTCGATTCCTTTTTTGCCTTATCTTTTGCATCAGCATTTAGTAGCGGTTCCTTGCTGGCATTTCTGGTCTTTGGGCCGATGATTGACATTAAAAGCGTTGGGTTAATGTTATCCATGTTTAAGCCAAGGGCAATTTTCTACCTCTTCGCCTTAGCCGGACAATTGACATTTTTATTCACGCTGTTTATTAACTTGCATGTTCTTTAA
- a CDS encoding glycosyl hydrolase family 57 — protein MLSVPTHLPPEIVDGLPNISGWEKEVLAVVNHNEPVFLPSTNLRLEDINAVFAIALHMHQPTIPAGYNGGLISNLQYMFEHPHEGDNHNAAPFAYCYSRMGDFIPELVSQGCNPRVMLDYSGNLLWGLRQMGRNDILDNLKKITCDTAYQPYVEWLGTMWSHAVVPSTPIPDIKLHILAWQQHFAAIFGWEALARVKGFSPPEMHLPNHPDTLFEFVKSLKECGYRWLLVQEHSVETLNGEPLRYKHLPHCLIARNSQGETISITALIKTQGSDTKLVAQMQPYYEAKTLSKQQIGNVLVPPIVSQIGDGENGGVMMNEFPSAFKQAWWDMVNHGGGKSGVVGMCGTEYLELITAAGCNPEDYPTCQPVGQHQIWQRVAPDNCQLEAVENAIQELKQSNPNFHVDGASWTNHISWVKGYENVLSPMNQLSSLFHEKLLNNESGEITKQSQYRQALIYNLLLQTSCFRYWGQGTWTDYAKAIYQRGEALLQANF, from the coding sequence ATGCTGTCTGTTCCTACACATCTCCCGCCAGAAATCGTTGACGGTTTACCAAATATTTCTGGTTGGGAGAAAGAAGTTCTTGCGGTAGTGAATCACAACGAACCTGTTTTTTTACCCTCAACTAATCTCAGGTTAGAGGATATTAATGCAGTATTTGCGATCGCCTTACACATGCACCAGCCGACTATCCCCGCAGGATACAACGGCGGACTGATCAGCAATCTGCAATATATGTTTGAACATCCCCACGAAGGCGACAACCACAACGCCGCGCCTTTTGCTTATTGCTATAGCCGGATGGGTGATTTCATTCCTGAACTTGTCAGTCAAGGTTGCAATCCCCGCGTCATGTTAGATTACTCTGGCAATTTGTTGTGGGGATTACGTCAAATGGGACGCAATGACATCCTCGACAACCTCAAAAAAATTACTTGCGATACTGCTTATCAACCTTACGTCGAATGGTTGGGGACAATGTGGAGTCACGCTGTTGTTCCTTCCACACCAATACCCGATATTAAATTGCATATTTTAGCTTGGCAACAACATTTTGCTGCTATTTTTGGCTGGGAAGCATTGGCAAGAGTCAAAGGATTTTCACCGCCAGAAATGCACTTACCAAATCACCCTGATACTTTATTTGAATTTGTAAAATCTCTCAAAGAATGTGGCTATCGCTGGTTATTAGTCCAAGAACATTCTGTAGAAACACTCAATGGTGAACCTCTCAGATATAAACACTTACCACACTGTTTAATAGCGCGTAACTCTCAAGGCGAAACAATTAGTATTACAGCCTTAATTAAAACTCAAGGTTCTGATACAAAATTAGTTGCTCAAATGCAGCCATACTACGAAGCTAAAACACTATCCAAACAACAAATAGGTAATGTATTAGTACCACCAATAGTTAGTCAAATTGGTGATGGTGAAAATGGCGGCGTAATGATGAATGAATTTCCCAGTGCTTTCAAACAAGCTTGGTGGGATATGGTTAATCATGGCGGTGGTAAATCTGGTGTTGTCGGGATGTGTGGTACAGAATATTTAGAGTTAATTACAGCCGCAGGTTGTAACCCGGAAGATTATCCGACTTGTCAGCCAGTAGGACAGCATCAAATTTGGCAAAGAGTTGCACCCGATAATTGTCAACTCGAAGCTGTTGAAAATGCCATTCAAGAATTAAAGCAAAGCAATCCTAATTTTCATGTAGATGGTGCTTCTTGGACAAATCATATTAGTTGGGTGAAAGGATATGAAAATGTATTGTCTCCGATGAATCAACTCAGCAGTTTGTTTCATGAAAAACTCCTAAATAATGAGTCGGGAGAGATTACTAAACAATCCCAATACCGTCAGGCATTAATATATAATTTATTGCTGCAAACTAGCTGTTTTCGCTATTGGGGACAAGGCACTTGGACAGATTATGCTAAAGCAATTTATCAAAGGGGAGAAGCTCTATTGCAAGCAAATTTTTAA
- a CDS encoding addiction module antidote protein: protein MSKKLRNHDEIVFEQMQNPEMAKAYLDVALEEYEQDGDIAFFLEALRNVVEAREGMTRLAEKTGLNHQNLYQVLSPEGNPELRTISLILHHLGYRLSVQPIQS, encoded by the coding sequence ATGAGCAAGAAACTGAGAAACCATGACGAGATTGTGTTTGAGCAGATGCAGAACCCGGAAATGGCAAAGGCTTACCTGGATGTTGCTCTTGAAGAGTACGAGCAGGATGGCGATATTGCGTTTTTTCTGGAAGCACTGCGAAACGTGGTGGAAGCACGGGAAGGGATGACGCGCCTTGCGGAAAAAACGGGTTTGAACCACCAGAATCTTTACCAGGTTTTGTCGCCAGAAGGCAACCCCGAACTGCGAACCATCAGCCTTATTCTGCATCATCTCGGCTATCGCCTGAGTGTGCAACCAATTCAAAGTTGA
- a CDS encoding DUF2808 domain-containing protein: protein MLWHKWQLLLGTVALVLPLTFSLAHPRIKINGAIAAKAIAQNPILAQRQHRTALIIGNSNYTSADTLANPVNDATDIANSLQRLGFDVTLLKDADLRQMEEAIDKFNRQLRQGGVGLFYFAGHGLQVDGENYLIPVNARLEREQDVRYEAMAMGKVLNVMEDAANDANFIILDACRNNPFSRQWRSLQRGLAAPIQSVKGTLIAYSTAPGKVALDGDGRNSPYTTALLRSLKAPNLDVEQMFKQVRADVLQTTDGKQTPWESSSLVGSFAFNRTNDDSKIDNLPPPTPPASPPTPPVATGTTAFVQPPSLVEVTISYSRIKNLGATYYFTVHLPKNAGTTLQQITINQPEGAEYIRFNLNESIAFKGTRSQQGEKLELKDISSDEKNQKVSFTFEPAVSPGTEITIALKAMQNPQKSGVYSFGVTAFPLGETGNGQFLGFGKFNFITKSHTNS from the coding sequence ATGTTGTGGCACAAATGGCAACTATTGTTAGGAACTGTGGCATTAGTATTACCATTAACGTTTAGTTTAGCTCACCCAAGGATCAAGATAAACGGAGCGATCGCAGCCAAAGCCATTGCCCAAAATCCTATCCTTGCACAACGTCAACACCGTACTGCACTGATTATTGGCAATTCCAATTACACATCAGCAGACACATTAGCCAATCCTGTCAACGATGCGACAGATATTGCTAACTCCTTACAGCGATTGGGATTTGATGTCACTCTCCTCAAAGATGCAGATTTGAGACAAATGGAAGAAGCCATTGACAAGTTTAATCGCCAACTGCGTCAGGGAGGAGTAGGATTATTTTACTTTGCTGGACATGGACTACAGGTAGACGGAGAAAATTATTTAATACCAGTCAATGCGCGGCTAGAAAGAGAACAAGATGTACGTTACGAAGCGATGGCGATGGGTAAAGTTCTGAATGTGATGGAAGATGCAGCTAACGATGCTAACTTTATTATTTTAGATGCCTGTCGAAATAATCCCTTCTCTCGTCAATGGCGTTCTCTACAACGCGGTTTAGCAGCACCAATACAATCTGTTAAAGGTACACTCATTGCTTATTCTACTGCACCTGGAAAAGTTGCCTTAGATGGAGATGGGCGCAACAGCCCCTACACTACAGCTTTGTTACGCAGCCTGAAAGCTCCTAATCTAGATGTGGAGCAAATGTTTAAACAAGTGCGGGCTGATGTACTCCAAACAACTGACGGCAAACAAACACCTTGGGAATCTTCGTCTTTAGTTGGTTCTTTTGCTTTCAATCGGACAAATGATGATAGTAAGATAGACAATTTACCACCTCCTACACCTCCAGCATCTCCTCCGACTCCACCAGTTGCAACAGGAACAACAGCTTTTGTCCAACCGCCGAGTTTAGTTGAGGTAACTATTAGTTATAGTCGAATTAAAAACTTGGGAGCCACCTATTACTTTACAGTTCATTTGCCAAAAAATGCTGGAACCACATTGCAACAAATTACAATTAACCAGCCTGAAGGTGCAGAATATATTCGCTTCAATCTCAACGAGAGTATTGCTTTTAAAGGGACACGTTCTCAGCAAGGAGAAAAACTAGAATTAAAAGATATTAGCAGCGACGAAAAAAACCAAAAAGTATCATTTACTTTTGAGCCTGCTGTGTCTCCTGGTACGGAAATTACTATTGCTTTAAAAGCTATGCAGAATCCTCAAAAAAGTGGTGTTTATAGCTTTGGAGTTACAGCATTTCCATTGGGGGAAACAGGCAATGGTCAATTTCTTGGTTTTGGTAAATTCAATTTTATTACTAAATCTCACACTAATTCGTAG
- a CDS encoding tetratricopeptide repeat protein: protein MQRGNYVAISGMGGVGKTELATQYAKQYQNNYGGITWFNDRASNLAAEVLGFFIQLGFEIPQEQGGRLLTLQEQVAWCWLQYPQADLPILIVFDDVTSLDNLREVVPSDNRFRVLVTTRLRNLDPNFIQEIPLDVLSPEKALKLLKKLLGKDRRVDNQPEAADAICEFLEYLPLGIELVGAYLAQDPDLHLYIMLERLQQRKLAEAALQDRETLNSTQLGVKAAFALTWDELEPLTQQLGKFLSLFAPQSIFWDLVIVVATDAEKTEDENEEETRRLMWTEDELNNAKKQLYKHHLLQQVEDSKGYFYKIHALARWFLQKQLADAGEMKLVLEKTFAIKMINLALRLPQSPTSKDIEFFSVVVPHLEDIGNRIIVEINQADKKQIVSPVSVPNEQVIKIFIGVKRFYEEQGLYQLVETWCQKCVNVCQALFTGDHPDVAISLNNLAGIYDNQGRYSEAKPLYIEALAMRKRLFTGDHPNVATSLNNLAVLYERQGQYREAEPLFIEALAMKKRIFTGYHPDVAISLNNLAALYKSQGQYREAEPLFIEALAMYKSLPVRDHSVVVISLNNLAELYHSQGQYREAELLYLKALAITKRLSVHDLTQVAASLNNLANLYSDQGRYREAEPLYIQALTITKCLFVADHPHVAISLNNLAALYYNQKRYSEVEPFFIEALAMTKRIFTGDHPDVAISLNNLAYLYSDQGRYSEAEPLYIQALAMYQRICTGDHPNVALSLNNLAGIYDNQGRYSEAESLYIQALAMRKRLFTGDHPDVATSLNNLAGLYKSQGRYSEAEPLYTEALAMLQRVLGDNHPNTVTVRNNLAILQRQLTPVPIWQTWLSWLFQLLLGILILPFYLLWQLAKKIIKLIRNS, encoded by the coding sequence TTGCAGCGTGGTAACTATGTGGCAATATCAGGAATGGGAGGTGTAGGTAAAACTGAACTTGCCACCCAATACGCCAAACAATATCAAAATAATTATGGCGGAATAACTTGGTTTAATGACAGAGCCAGTAATCTCGCGGCTGAAGTATTGGGGTTTTTTATCCAACTTGGTTTCGAGATTCCCCAAGAACAAGGCGGGAGACTGTTAACCCTACAAGAACAAGTTGCTTGGTGTTGGTTGCAATATCCCCAAGCTGACTTACCTATATTAATAGTCTTTGATGATGTCACTAGCTTAGACAACTTGCGCGAAGTTGTTCCTAGCGATAACCGCTTTCGTGTTTTGGTGACAACTCGCCTGCGAAATTTAGATCCAAACTTTATTCAAGAGATTCCCTTAGATGTTCTCTCACCAGAGAAAGCATTAAAACTGTTAAAAAAATTGTTGGGGAAAGACAGGCGAGTAGACAACCAACCAGAAGCCGCAGACGCAATATGTGAATTTTTAGAATATTTGCCTTTGGGGATAGAGTTAGTCGGTGCTTACTTAGCACAAGACCCAGATTTACATCTATATATAATGTTGGAGCGATTGCAACAACGCAAGTTAGCCGAAGCAGCTTTACAAGACAGGGAAACTCTCAACTCAACCCAACTGGGAGTGAAAGCCGCCTTTGCTTTAACTTGGGATGAACTAGAACCACTGACGCAACAACTAGGCAAATTTTTGAGTTTATTTGCGCCCCAGTCAATTTTTTGGGATTTGGTGATTGTGGTGGCGACGGATGCAGAGAAAACAGAAGATGAAAATGAGGAAGAAACAAGACGGCTAATGTGGACAGAAGATGAATTAAACAATGCGAAGAAGCAATTATACAAGCATCACTTGCTGCAACAGGTAGAAGACAGCAAAGGATATTTTTATAAAATACATGCTTTAGCACGGTGGTTCTTGCAAAAGCAATTAGCCGATGCTGGCGAGATGAAACTAGTTTTAGAAAAAACTTTTGCTATAAAAATGATAAATCTTGCCCTACGGCTTCCCCAATCACCCACTTCTAAAGATATTGAATTTTTCAGTGTTGTTGTTCCCCATTTAGAAGACATAGGAAACCGTATAATTGTAGAAATAAACCAAGCAGATAAAAAACAGATAGTTTCGCCGGTATCAGTTCCTAATGAGCAAGTAATTAAAATATTTATTGGAGTGAAAAGATTTTATGAGGAACAAGGACTATATCAATTAGTAGAAACTTGGTGTCAAAAATGCGTCAATGTTTGCCAAGCTTTATTCACAGGCGATCATCCCGATGTTGCTATCAGCTTGAATAATTTAGCCGGAATCTACGATAACCAAGGGCGCTACAGCGAAGCTAAACCTTTGTACATCGAAGCCTTAGCAATGAGAAAGCGTTTATTCACAGGCGATCATCCCAATGTCGCAACTAGCTTGAACAATTTAGCCGTACTCTACGAAAGACAAGGGCAGTACAGAGAAGCTGAACCCCTCTTCATTGAAGCCTTAGCGATGAAAAAGCGTATATTCACAGGCTATCATCCCGATGTCGCAATTAGCTTGAACAATTTAGCCGCACTCTACAAAAGCCAAGGGCAGTACAGAGAAGCTGAACCCCTCTTCATTGAAGCCTTAGCAATGTATAAAAGTTTGCCTGTCAGAGATCATTCTGTTGTCGTCATTAGCTTAAACAATTTAGCTGAACTCTACCATAGCCAAGGACAATACAGAGAAGCCGAACTCCTCTATCTTAAAGCCTTAGCTATAACAAAGCGTCTGTCTGTCCACGACCTTACCCAGGTTGCCGCTAGCTTGAATAATTTAGCTAACCTCTACAGTGACCAAGGACGGTACAGAGAAGCTGAACCTTTGTACATTCAAGCCTTGACTATAACAAAGTGCTTGTTTGTCGCCGACCATCCTCATGTCGCAATTAGCTTGAACAATTTAGCCGCGCTCTACTACAACCAAAAGCGGTACAGCGAAGTCGAACCCTTTTTTATTGAAGCCTTAGCGATGACAAAGCGTATATTCACAGGCGATCATCCCGATGTCGCAATTAGCTTGAACAATTTAGCTTACCTCTACAGTGACCAAGGGCGATACAGTGAAGCCGAACCTTTGTACATTCAAGCCTTGGCGATGTACCAGCGTATATGCACAGGCGACCATCCCAATGTCGCTCTCAGCTTGAACAATTTAGCCGGAATCTACGATAACCAAGGGCGATACAGTGAAGCCGAATCTTTGTACATTCAAGCCTTGGCGATGAGAAAGCGGTTATTCACAGGCGATCATCCCGATGTCGCAACTAGCTTGAACAATTTAGCCGGACTTTACAAAAGCCAAGGGCGGTACAGCGAAGCCGAACCTTTGTACACTGAAGCCTTGGCGATGTTGCAACGGGTGTTAGGGGATAATCATCCCAATACAGTGACAGTGAGGAACAATCTAGCAATTCTGCAACGCCAGTTAACTCCTGTTCCTATTTGGCAAACTTGGTTAAGTTGGTTGTTCCAATTATTATTAGGTATATTAATTTTACCGTTTTATTTATTGTGGCAACTAGCTAAAAAAATAATAAAATTAATTCGTAATTCGTAA
- a CDS encoding type II toxin-antitoxin system Phd/YefM family antitoxin, whose product MSSLPVNEAQKHLQQLIDQVTEQGKPVIIQSDRGNTILLSEKDWSAIQETLYLLSVPGMRESIKEGLATPIQECDEELNW is encoded by the coding sequence ATGTCTTCGCTTCCTGTCAACGAAGCTCAAAAGCATTTACAACAGCTAATCGACCAAGTTACAGAACAAGGTAAACCTGTAATTATTCAAAGCGATCGCGGTAATACTATTCTGCTGTCAGAAAAAGATTGGTCTGCAATTCAAGAAACTCTCTACCTGTTATCTGTTCCTGGAATGCGAGAATCTATCAAAGAAGGACTAGCAACTCCGATTCAAGAATGCGATGAGGAATTGAATTGGTGA